GTGGTCACCTGCTCCTTGCCAACACATTGGGGTGTTCAAGTAGAAGGAACCCACCTGGCCCCTGTAGGAGTAGCAGGGCCAGAGGTGCAGGCCCTGAGAGTAGGATTAGTGGTCTGAACACCAactaggaaagcagaggggaaGGGCTGCCCCCAACCCTAGAGAGAGGAACCAGCTGGGACGCTGACCCCAGGAGTGACCCCAATACAAAGACCCCTCCCTGACCCTGAACCCATGAGTGACCCTAGTGCACAGGCCCCTCCCTGACCCTGATCCCATGAGGCTGTTATTCTTGGTCTGACTGGTGTCAGTGAACTGGAGTCATATGGGGATATGGGGGACTGGACCAAACTGAGTCAAGATCCCCCAGCTCCTGTCACCCTCCTGGACAGAGCTTGCCATGGCGGAGGAGGTATGGGTGGGCACCTGGAGGCCCCATCGCCCCCGGGGGCCCATCATGGCCCTCTACAGCAGTCCTGGCCCTAAGTATTTGATTCCACCCACCACGGGTAAGAGCTGATACCTTGGTGGGCAGGGTGTGGGGTGAGGTCAGGGTGCAGGGGGGATGGTGGGTGGGTAGGATGGGGTGGGTATGGGAAATGGGGTATGTGGGATGCTGTGAGGACAGGGTAGGGGTATGGGGAATGGGATGGCTGTGGGGTGCTGGAGGATAGTGTGGGGTGTGACTGTGGGGAGAACAGGGTAGGTGTAGAGTGAGGTCAGGGTGCCAGGTAGGACAGGGTAGATGTGGGGAAGACCGGGTGGGTGTAGATGTGGGGAGGACGGGGTGGGTATGGAGAATGGGATGGTTGTAGGGTGCTGGAGAGTGGGGTGGGTGTAGGGAGGACAAGGTGGGTATGGGGTGGTTATAGGGTGCTGGAGGATGGGGTGGATGTGGGGAGGATGGATCCGGGTGGGTGATGGAGGTGATGGAGCCTGCTCCACCCACAGGATTCATGAAACACACACCTACCAAGCTGCGTGCGCCAGCCTACAGCTTCCGCGGGGCCCCCATGCTCCTGGCTGAGAACTGCTCTCCAGGGCCCCGCTATAGCGTGAACCCCAAGATCCTAAGGACTGGGAAGGACCTTGGCCCTGCCTACTCCATCCTGGGGCGCTACCACACCAAGACCATGATGACGCCCGGCCCAGGTGAGGGCCCTGGCCACTCAGCATCCTGTGAGGGCGTGCCTCAGACAGGGGACAGGGTGCAGCTCCAGATTGTGGCCAAACCCTGTGCCCGACCCAAAAGCCAGTGCCTGCACCCGGGTGCCCTGGTGGACACAGCTCAGCAAACACCCTTTCCCAGGAGATTACTTCCCTGAGAAATCAACCAAGCACGTCTTTGACTCAGCACCCAGTCACTCCATCTCTGCCCGGACCAAGACCTTCCGTGTGGACAGCACTCCAGGTCCACCTCCACCCATGGGACAGGGAGAGCCCCaagggaggagctgggaggagtTAGGAGTCCCTGGAGGGTGGCTGGGAGGAGCTGTAAGTCCTGGGAGGAGC
The sequence above is a segment of the Ochotona princeps isolate mOchPri1 chromosome 4, mOchPri1.hap1, whole genome shotgun sequence genome. Coding sequences within it:
- the CIMAP1A gene encoding outer dense fiber protein 3 isoform X1 — its product is MAEEVWVGTWRPHRPRGPIMALYSSPGPKYLIPPTTGFMKHTPTKLRAPAYSFRGAPMLLAENCSPGPRYSVNPKILRTGKDLGPAYSILGRYHTKTMMTPGPGDYFPEKSTKHVFDSAPSHSISARTKTFRVDSTPGPAAYMLPMVMGPHTVGKVSQPSFSIKGRSKLGSFSDDLHKARAAPPMTDQSPLPECLSLLGVSALEMGR
- the CIMAP1A gene encoding outer dense fiber protein 3 isoform X2, which codes for MAEEVWVGTWRPHRPRGPIMALYSSPGPKYLIPPTTGFMKHTPTKLRAPAYSFRGAPMLLAENCSPGPRYSVNPKILRTGKDLGPAYSILGRYHTKTMMTPGPGDYFPEKSTKHVFDSAPSHSISARTKTFRVDSTPGPAAYMLPMVMGPHTVGKVSQPSFSIKGRSKLGSFSDDLHKTPGPAAYRQPDVQATKFKAPQYTMAARVAPPGDKTLKPGPGAHSPEKVTLTKPCAPIVTFGIKHSDYMTPLVVDVE